A window of Primulina huaijiensis isolate GDHJ02 chromosome 9, ASM1229523v2, whole genome shotgun sequence contains these coding sequences:
- the LOC140984084 gene encoding uncharacterized protein, protein MKFSTSSFPQKSLISLIRYKSSSTSSSSISTTDTALVSQLDPAKPHSTLEPQNSIKIQTFQTPISVKSDLSQTHVIETLLAHRNDPVYALNYFKWVEKQRDFARGIPDALCILLHILMSSQGHYTVARNLLNCYLSDDSPTSSSALVDHLIDCAERFSFELEPRVFSYLLDGCIREGRLKDAMDCYHSLVCNGITPFIFVLNNLLRKLIKANKIDAARELFNDLCVKNISYDCGTVNEMMRAFLKEGKADEADKYFLEAKGRGINLTKPLYSAAIRASCMKLDSTAASGLLSEVKEKGWIPSEGMFTNVICTCVKQRNMIEALRLKDDMISSGHSLNLVVATSLMKGYYQQGDLNTALALFDKIVEDGLIPNKVTYAVLIEGCCKNGNMGKAQDLYFQMKLAGILPTVYIVNSLIKGYLKAQMLDEALKLFDEAIEARIANSFTYNNLISWFCKGFWVDEAHKIWCKMIDQGVEPTVVSYNNMIMGYCKKGNMNVAIALLSEMGVKNLKANVVTYSILVDGYFKKYETEKAVEMFNRMVHLGISPSDFTYNTFVSGLCKAGRTTEAKDRMQKFVEAGFSPMCMTYNSIIDGFIKEGDVDSAVNVYQEMLETGIIPNVITYTTLIDGFCKHKKADLALKMLNEMRAKGVDMDITAYGALINAYSKRSDMNSASELFDEIFQAGLSPNKVIYNIMINGFKNVCNMESALDLYDKMKNQEIKGDLETYTTLIDGLLKEGNIILASDFYQEMLVKNIHPDVITYSVLVNGLCNKGQVENAAKILEEMKKKSISPNILIYNTLIAGYFRDGNLIEAFRLHDEMLDRGLTPDDATYDLLISGKLKLKQNIPAKTSNA, encoded by the coding sequence atgaaattctcaaCTTCATCGTTTCCTCAAAAATCACTGATTTCATTAATTCGCTACAAATCTTCATCAACATCATCTTCTTCCATCTCCACTACAGATACAGCACTTGTTTCACAGCTCGACCCTGCTAAGCCACATTCAACCCTGGAGCCACAAAACTCGATCAAAATCCAAACTTTTCAAACCCCCATTTCAGTAAAATCTGACTTGAGCCAAACCCATGTCATAGAAACCCTTCTAGCTCATAGAAATGATCCCGTTTATGCGCTCAATTATTTCAAATGGGTCGAGAAACAGCGTGATTTCGCGCGTGGAATACCGGACGCTTTATGCATATTGCTCCATATACTAATGAGTTCCCAGGGACATTATACTGTAGCTAGGAATTTGCTGAATTGTTACTTGTCTGATGATTCTCCCACCTCATCCAGTGCGCTTGTTGATCACTTGATCGATTGTGCTGAGAGGTTTAGTTTTGAGCTGGAGCCGCGTGTTTTTAGTTACCTGTTGGATGGATGTATTAGAGAAGGGAGGTTAAAAGATGCGATGGATTGCTACCATTCATTGGTTTGTAATGGTATAACGCcatttatatttgttttaaataacttgttgagaaaattgatcAAAGCAAACAAGATTGATGCTGCACGGGAATTGTTTAACGACTTGTGTGTAAAGAATATAAGTTATGATTGTGGCACCGTGAATGAGATGATGCGTGCCTTCCTTAAAGAGGGTAAGGCTGACGAAGCTGATAAATACTTTCTGGAGGCGAAGGGTAGAGGTATTAATCTGACCAAACCTCTTTATTCTGCAGCTATTCGTGCTTCTTGTATGAAATTGGATTCCACTGCCGCCTCTGGCTTGTTGAGTGAGGTGAAGGAAAAGGGTTGGATTCCCTCTGAGGGTATGTTTACGAACGTAATTTGTACATGTGTGAAGCAGAGGAACATGATAGAGGCGTTAAGATTGAAGGATGATATGATTAGCAGTGGGCATTCTCTGAATCTGGTTGTTGCAACTAGCTTGATGAAGGGCTATTATCAGCAGGGAGATTTGAATACTGCTTTGGCGTTGTTTGATAAAATTGTTGAGGATGGGCTTATTCCTAACAAGGTCACCTATGCAGTCCTCATAGAAGGATGTTGTAAGAATGGAAATATGGGGAAAGCACAAGATTTATATTTCCAAATGAAATTGGCCGGTATTCTTCCCACTGTCTATATTgtaaattctttaattaaagGGTACCTGAAGGCTCAAATGCTGGACGAAGCACTCAAGCTCTTTGACGAGGCTATTGAAGCTCGAATTGCCAATTCTTTTACGTACAATAATCTAATTTcctggttctgtaaagggttttGGGTAGATGAAGCGCATAAAATTTGGTGCAAGATGATTGATCAGGGAGTTGAACCGACTGTGGTTTCCTATAACAACATGATTATGGGGTACTGCAAAAAGGGGAACATGAATGTGGCTATAGCCTTACTTTCTGAAATGGGAGTAAAGAATTTGAAAGCAAATGTTGTCACATATAGTATATTGGTTGATGGGTATTTCAAGAAATATGAAACTGAAAAGGCTGTTGAAATGTTTAACCGAATGGTGCACTTGGGAATTTCCCCCTCTGATTTCACGTACAACACATTTGTCAGTGGTTTATGCAAAGCAGGCCGAACAACTGAAGCAAAAGATAGAATGCAAAAGTTTGTGGAGGCTGGTTTTAGTCCCATGTGCATGACTTATAATAGCATAATTGATGGGTTTATAAAGGAAGGTGATGTTGATTCTGCAGTGAATGTTTATCAGGAGATGTTGGAAACAGGAATTATACCCAACGTTATAACTTATACCACTTTAATTGACGGATTTTGCAAGCACAAAAAGGCGGATCTTGCtttgaaaatgttaaatgaAATGCGGGCGAAAGGTGTTGACATGGATATAACCGCATATGGTGCACTCATAAATGCATATAGCAAAAGAAGTGACATGAATAGTGCATCCGAGCTTTTCGATGAAATTTTTCAAGCGGGTCTATCCCCAAATAAAGTTATTTACAACATCATGATCAATGGCTTCAAAAACGTTTGTAATATGGAATCAGCACTTGACTTGTACGATAAAATGAAGAATCAGGAAATTAAGGGTGATTTGGAAACTTATACCACTTTGATAGATGGGCTCCTAAAGGAGGGAAATATAATTCTCGCTTCAGATTTCTATCAAGAAATGCTTGTCAAGAACATTCATCCGGATGTTATCACATACTCGGTTCTAGTGAATGGTCTTTGTAACAAAGGACAGGTGGAAAATGCTGCCAAAATCCTGgaagagatgaagaaaaagAGCATATCGCCTAACATACTTATTTATAATACGTTGATTGCTGGATATTTCAGGGATGGAAATTTGATAGAGGCTTTTAGATTGCATGATGAAATGCTTGATAGAGGTCTCACTCCTGATGATGCGACTTATGATCTTCTTATCAGTGGAAAGTTGAAGTTGAAACAGAACATCCCTGCTAAAACTTCAAATGCATGA
- the LOC140984338 gene encoding uncharacterized protein has translation MDMSAENVYQPPEEFVEDKKVPLIDLDVTNSTELWLIQWPINQSPDFDGREVSLKLNGDGRIGSFECASGKSYDVVSLKSQGPEPVVFLSSTAEAKVAGKISRRVSLIHYPDPVELKKRNNLKLSQSQRSSMATSTLSGRSLATPTRSIKPKNPLTTSGQATSTQSGRTKSTTTQDSAKGNSVVTSTGSMEHSEERKPKKKRKTES, from the exons ATGGATATGTCCGCGGAGAATGTGTACCAGCCCCCAGAAGAGTTTGTGGAGGATAAAAAGGTTCCGCTCATTGATCTCGATGTAACGAACTCGACTGAACTTTGGCTTATTCAGTGGCCTATTAATCAA TCTCCTGATTTTGATGGGAGAGAAGTGTCGTTGAAACTCAATGGTGATGGTCGTATAGGGAGTTTCGAGTGCGCATCCG GAAAATCATATGACGTAGTTAGTTTGAAATCCCAAGGTCCGGAACCTGTAGTTTTCTTATCTTCCACTGCAGAGGCAAAAGTAG CCGGGAAGATTTCCAGACGGGTTTCTCTGATTCATTACCCAGACCCTGTTGAGTTAAAAAAACGAAATAATCTCAAATTAAGCCAGTCTCAGAGGTCTTCCATGGCCACGTCAACCTTGTCGGGTCGCTCCTTGGCTACTCCAACTCGTAGTATTAAACCGAAAAATCCTCTTACAACGAGTGGTCAAGCTACTAGCACTCAGAGTGGCAGAACCAAGAGTACTACAACTCAGGATTCAGCCAAGGGAAACAGTGTAGTTACATCTACAGGTTCTATGGAGCATTCCGAGGAAAGAAAACCAAAGAAGAAAAGGAAAACTGAAAGCTGA